In Lewinellaceae bacterium, the genomic stretch GGCAACTCCTTGAAAATTGGTTGGTATGGCAGGAAAATCATTTCGTGAATAAATTGATCTCCTGTGATTTCAATCAGGAAGCATATCGTTTAACAATTTTTCTGCGTTCTGATGCCTGACCTATTATTTAAACAAGTACAACGATGCAACTGCTAAATCTACTTGCTCCCGGATGAAAAAGTAGCCAGACAATTAGGAACGTTCATTTACTTGAATGAGCCTGGATTTATTTGAATACAATGCAATTGTTGATTGCATTTTACCGGTAATTTCTTGCTATGACATCCATTTTGAGGCATTTCCTGTTAATGCTGCTGATCATAAGTGACCATTTTTTAAATGCACAAAACCTGGTACCGGATCCGGGTTTTGATGACCTGACGGATTGCCCCTATGAAGATAATCAGATCCATTTTGCCCGATATTGGCGATCCGCTTCCAATGGAACCCCCGATCTTTTTAATGGATGTTCTACCGGGGATTGGTTTCGGGTGCCACACGCAGGTCATTCTAAAGATAGCTATCAGGTACCCAAAAGCGGTTCCGGGTATGCGTACCTTGCCGTGTATAATGAAATTCAGTACGATCAGAATAACACGGGAAACAGTGAATACATCGAAACGCCGCTGCTTGAACCCATGAAGGCCGGGAAAGAATATTTTATCGAGTTTTATGTCTCTCCGGACTATAATGCAACCTTCAATTATGGCTATACCGATGCCATTGGTTTAGCGCTCACGGATACTTTTTATTATCAGCATCTTGATGCCCGGCAAGCTCTATCGCTCGAACCGGCGATAGAAAACCGGGGTACACTTATAAAGGACACGGCTGGCTGGACGCGTATCAGTGGATGTTATTTAGCAAAAGGAGGTGAAAATTTTGCCCTGGTCGGTAATTTCCGGGGTACAGAAGAGACCCTGGTGGAATTTGAAGAATTTACCTTTCCATTCATCAATTTCTTTTACATCAAAGATGTCCTGATCAGTGCTTTTGATCCATTACCGGATACGCTGTTACTTTGTGATGGACTTCCTGCCACGGTCAATGCAGGTTTTTTGGATGCGACCTATTTATGGAGTACGGGAGGCACGGATTCGATACTTACCATTTCAAGTCCTGGTATGTACAGTGTGGAGGCATTCATCGGGGATTGTATTCTCCATGATACCGTATTGGTGCTGGATACCAGGGAGCATACTTTTATAACCGATACGGTCATTTGCCAGGATGAATCCGTTCGGTTAATTGCTCCTCTGCCGGGTAGCACCGTTTGGTCTGACGGTC encodes the following:
- a CDS encoding gliding motility-associated C-terminal domain-containing protein — translated: MTSILRHFLLMLLIISDHFLNAQNLVPDPGFDDLTDCPYEDNQIHFARYWRSASNGTPDLFNGCSTGDWFRVPHAGHSKDSYQVPKSGSGYAYLAVYNEIQYDQNNTGNSEYIETPLLEPMKAGKEYFIEFYVSPDYNATFNYGYTDAIGLALTDTFYYQHLDARQALSLEPAIENRGTLIKDTAGWTRISGCYLAKGGENFALVGNFRGTEETLVEFEEFTFPFINFFYIKDVLISAFDPLPDTLLLCDGLPATVNAGFLDATYLWSTGGTDSILTISSPGMYSVEAFIGDCILHDTVLVLDTREHTFITDTVICQDESVRLIAPLPGSTVWSDGHAGSEYLVVSPGTYELTVTNTCGKFVFTTQVTVDDCSCHLYVPSVFTPNGDGVNDQLELFLGCDFDYQVRQFTIYDRWGSPVFQAKGVDPTRWDGYYKGRPMPSDVYVWTLEYDIIRNGLPDHRMESGDVSIIR